The genomic segment AACGAGGCGCGTTCAGCAGTTCCCTGGATTTCCAGAAAACGACCGCTCTGGGTCATCACCACATTCATATCGAGGTCCGCGGTGCTGTCCTCCTGATAATCGAGGTCCACGAGGGTCTCACCGTCCCGCAGGCCGACGGAAACCGCAGCAACGGCATCAGTCAGAGGATTTTCATGCAAACGGCCACTGCGGAGGAGTTTGTCCACCGCGATCTTGAGAGCGACATAGGTCCCGGTGATGGACGCCGTCCGTGTTCCACCATCAGCCTGAATGACATCACAGTCGATGTTGAAGGTCAGATCCGCACATTTCGTCAGGTCGATCACCCCGCGGAGGGAGCGACCGATCAGCCGCTGAATCTCCTGCGAACGTCCTGAAGGTGCCGGTCTTTCACGACGGGTGCGGCTCTCGGTGGCGCCGGGCAGCATGCCGTACTCGGCCGTCAGCCAGCCCTGGGCCGGGCTTGAATTTCTGAGAAAGGAAGGGA from the Oligoflexus sp. genome contains:
- the rph gene encoding ribonuclease PH, translated to MENIMLRHDGRSSDQMRPLRITPNYTKNATGSVLIEYGETRVICTVCVEEGIPSFLRNSSPAQGWLTAEYGMLPGATESRTRRERPAPSGRSQEIQRLIGRSLRGVIDLTKCADLTFNIDCDVIQADGGTRTASITGTYVALKIAVDKLLRSGRLHENPLTDAVAAVSVGLRDGETLVDLDYQEDSTADLDMNVVMTQSGRFLEIQGTAERASFSRHDINAILDAADAALKPVFELLHEAADGHTVET